The Leadbettera azotonutricia ZAS-9 genome has a window encoding:
- a CDS encoding PDDEXK nuclease domain-containing protein: MDKLIKADKVYIEFIRDIKQRIQTAQIKASVAVNHGLIELYWDIDASIVVKQKQTAWGDGFLKQMSVDLQHDFLDMKGFSVTNLKYMRLWFSFWSIETIGQQVVDQLGQIPWGHNLVIISKIKDQQEALFYVQKTIENNWSRAVLTHQIEGKLFQRSGKAINNFEVMLPKPQSDLARETLKDPYMFDFLMLREKHGERELENALVDQVTRFLMELGAGFSFLGHQYKITVGDENFYPDMLFYHTRLHCYVVVELKAVKFKPEFAGKLNFYISAVDGILRTEGDNPTIGMLICKSKNKTIVEYALKNINKPIGVSEYGISRVLPDEYKSSLPSIEEIEAELEGVG; this comes from the coding sequence ATGGATAAGTTGATAAAGGCCGACAAAGTATATATTGAATTTATCCGCGATATAAAGCAACGCATACAAACCGCGCAAATAAAAGCATCGGTAGCGGTAAATCATGGGTTGATAGAGCTTTATTGGGATATAGACGCAAGTATTGTCGTGAAGCAGAAACAAACTGCTTGGGGCGACGGCTTCTTGAAACAGATGAGCGTAGATTTACAACATGATTTTCTTGATATGAAAGGATTCTCCGTTACTAACCTAAAATATATGCGGCTATGGTTTTCATTCTGGTCTATAGAAACAATTGGTCAACAAGTTGTTGACCAATTAGGGCAAATCCCCTGGGGCCATAATCTGGTAATTATATCGAAAATTAAGGATCAGCAGGAAGCTCTATTTTATGTCCAGAAAACCATCGAAAACAACTGGTCCAGAGCGGTTCTGACCCATCAGATTGAGGGGAAACTATTCCAGCGTAGCGGGAAGGCAATAAACAATTTTGAAGTAATGCTTCCCAAACCGCAATCAGACCTTGCCAGAGAAACCCTTAAAGACCCCTATATGTTTGATTTCCTTATGCTCCGGGAAAAACACGGTGAGCGGGAACTTGAAAATGCCCTGGTGGATCAGGTTACCCGCTTTCTCATGGAACTGGGTGCCGGTTTTTCATTTCTGGGGCACCAGTATAAAATAACTGTTGGGGATGAAAATTTTTATCCAGATATGCTTTTTTATCACACCCGGCTTCATTGTTATGTAGTTGTGGAGTTAAAGGCGGTTAAATTTAAGCCTGAATTCGCCGGGAAGCTTAATTTTTATATCTCTGCTGTTGATGGGATATTGAGGACAGAAGGGGATAACCCGACCATCGGCATGTTGATTTGCAAGTCAAAGAACAAAACAATTGTGGAATATGCTTTAAAGAACATTAACAAACCGATTGGTGTCAGTGAATACGGGATAAGCAGGGTTTTGCCTGATGAATACAAGTCATCGCTGCCGAGTATTGAGGAGATTGAGGCGGAGTTGGAGGGGGTGGGTTAA
- a CDS encoding carbohydrate ABC transporter permease yields the protein MNKDVQERLRIGIKSDPIGFLFIHGTLLIAIILTAYPLFYVLLLAVMPYKNFVQTTIHFLPNGFTTIYFKQIFSDANLPSGFIVSIFRTAVGTILSVVFTMMAAYALSSKRLRLSRALSIFFLIPMFFSAGIIPFYLTVNAFKLTNTFWSMIFPNICMPMWFFVARANLSSYPQEILEAAHIDGAGQLRIFWRIVWPTNTPIIATIAMMYGVFHWNEYFYTRILVHKNLWTAPVHLYNLIQQQRLLSSLGIGAVMTEPLCYQAAVSACLILPILIVYPFLQRFIVSGLTAGSVKG from the coding sequence ATGAATAAAGATGTCCAGGAAAGATTGCGCATCGGGATCAAGAGTGATCCTATCGGTTTTTTATTCATCCATGGTACTCTTCTAATAGCGATAATTTTAACCGCATATCCTTTGTTTTATGTATTGTTATTGGCTGTTATGCCTTATAAAAACTTTGTTCAAACCACTATTCATTTTCTTCCCAATGGATTTACTACAATATATTTCAAGCAAATATTTTCAGATGCAAATCTTCCTTCAGGATTTATTGTATCAATATTCCGAACAGCTGTCGGGACAATATTGAGTGTTGTATTTACAATGATGGCTGCATATGCACTCTCAAGCAAACGACTTAGGTTAAGTAGAGCCTTGTCTATATTCTTTTTGATCCCGATGTTTTTCTCTGCTGGCATTATTCCATTTTATTTAACAGTTAATGCCTTTAAACTAACTAATACATTTTGGTCCATGATTTTTCCGAATATTTGTATGCCTATGTGGTTTTTTGTTGCGAGGGCTAATTTGTCAAGTTATCCACAGGAAATTTTGGAAGCAGCACATATTGATGGTGCTGGACAGTTACGTATTTTTTGGAGAATAGTATGGCCCACCAATACGCCGATCATTGCTACTATTGCGATGATGTATGGTGTGTTCCATTGGAATGAATATTTTTATACGCGAATCTTGGTACATAAAAACCTGTGGACGGCTCCAGTGCATTTATATAACCTTATTCAACAGCAGAGACTTTTATCTAGTCTTGGAATTGGTGCGGTTATGACAGAACCGCTTTGTTATCAGGCCGCAGTGTCTGCATGTTTGATTTTGCCTATTTTAATTGTATATCCCTTTTTACAGCGATTTATCGTTTCTGGATTAACGGCAGGTTCTGTAAAAGGATAA
- a CDS encoding lyase family protein, whose amino-acid sequence MEAHSSTRTIFQNISSIDHRYSISEAAVFDALVPWISEEASVGACVRAEIALVVAHLKVRGQLNDSLRKNLEHATEIISPEEVYAEEEKTRHNIRALVNVIKKKVPSEVAPLVHLGATSVDILDTSLSYRMKGVTLAVVLPELKKLEVLLCNFAEKEAETPQVGRTHGQHAVPITVGFAVAEYISRLGKSILEIERLAGNLKGKLAGAVGAYNATSMIVKDPEELERIYLAELGLEPSEHSTQLVEPEYLLRLLLEFNTAFGVIANLADDLRNLQRSEIGELREGFGADQVGSSTMPQKRNPWNSEHVKSLWKAFMPRVMTFFMDQISEHQRDLSNSASQRFIADYVAGFSLAVSRMSGVIEGLGADHERLLANLRGNTGIPGGVLAEPAYILLAESGVSDAHEVIRKITLAAEKEKLSFAQALSRESDVLARIGNKMLELGLISASGEVSKAALAWFEKPEQYCGLAVKKAKTLSAKYRELMETKNV is encoded by the coding sequence ATGGAAGCCCATAGTTCAACACGGACAATTTTTCAAAATATAAGCTCTATCGATCACCGGTACTCAATTTCTGAAGCGGCTGTTTTTGACGCCCTGGTTCCCTGGATTTCCGAGGAAGCTTCGGTAGGGGCATGCGTCAGGGCGGAAATAGCCCTGGTCGTGGCCCATCTAAAAGTCAGGGGCCAGCTTAATGATTCTCTAAGGAAGAACCTCGAACACGCTACGGAAATTATAAGCCCTGAGGAAGTGTACGCCGAGGAAGAAAAAACCCGCCACAATATACGCGCCCTGGTGAATGTTATAAAGAAGAAAGTCCCTTCCGAGGTCGCCCCCCTGGTTCATCTGGGGGCTACCAGCGTTGACATTCTGGACACAAGCCTTTCGTACCGCATGAAGGGCGTTACCCTGGCGGTGGTACTCCCGGAACTCAAGAAACTCGAGGTCCTGCTCTGCAATTTTGCCGAGAAGGAAGCGGAGACCCCCCAGGTTGGCCGCACCCATGGCCAGCACGCGGTGCCCATCACTGTGGGTTTTGCCGTGGCGGAATATATTTCCCGCCTGGGCAAGTCCATACTCGAAATTGAGCGCCTTGCGGGGAACCTCAAAGGCAAGCTTGCCGGCGCTGTGGGGGCTTACAATGCCACCAGCATGATAGTCAAAGACCCCGAAGAGCTTGAACGTATCTACCTCGCTGAACTCGGCCTTGAACCATCCGAACATTCGACCCAGCTTGTAGAGCCGGAATACCTTCTCCGGCTGCTTCTGGAATTCAACACCGCCTTCGGTGTCATTGCCAATCTGGCGGACGATCTCCGCAACCTCCAGCGCAGCGAAATCGGCGAACTCCGTGAAGGCTTTGGGGCTGACCAGGTGGGATCTTCCACCATGCCCCAAAAGCGCAACCCATGGAATTCCGAGCATGTCAAAAGCCTCTGGAAGGCTTTCATGCCCAGGGTGATGACCTTTTTCATGGATCAAATCAGCGAGCACCAGCGGGATCTTTCCAATTCCGCAAGCCAGCGTTTTATTGCCGACTATGTTGCGGGCTTCAGCCTCGCAGTGTCCCGCATGTCCGGCGTAATCGAAGGCCTCGGCGCCGACCATGAGCGGCTTTTAGCCAACCTCAGGGGCAACACCGGCATCCCAGGCGGTGTCCTTGCCGAACCCGCATACATACTGTTGGCCGAAAGCGGCGTCTCGGACGCCCACGAAGTGATACGCAAGATCACCCTTGCTGCAGAAAAAGAAAAACTCTCCTTTGCCCAGGCCCTATCAAGGGAAAGCGATGTGCTTGCCCGTATTGGCAATAAAATGCTGGAACTTGGGTTGATATCAGCATCAGGCGAAGTCTCAAAAGCCGCCTTGGCATGGTTTGAGAAACCTGAACAATATTGCGGTTTGGCAGTAAAGAAAGCTAAAACTCTTTCTGCTAAATATAGAGAATTAATGGAGACAAAAAATGTTTGA
- a CDS encoding ADP-ribosylglycohydrolase family protein yields MNHLWLTLSETVLIELEQSADEGRDVRAFADEAHLIHEMFGQGKLMEDEARRLLDKIREAPIASDFSFIEPNCLEGIKKARPGNRKTDNSGKPRGGELYDKIYGAWLARCAGCLLGQPVEGWRRGRITGLLKETDNYPVKKYISSNVGEALRAKYRIADEGNVYGSNKINWINNVLHMPEDDDTNYTILYLKTLETYGRNFTSDDVSASWLMNVPLLHVCTAERVAYHNFTNQITPPLSGSYYNAYREWIGAQIRADFFGYINPSDPETAAEYAWRDARISHVKNGIYGEMFVAAMLARAAIDSGIKDIIDAGLGEIPEKSRLTEGVKKVLAWYDEGINWEQAVERINQLWDESNGHHWCHTISNAMICTAGLLWGDGDLEKTIGITICAGFDTDCNAATTGSIIGMMKGAKGLSEQWIKPLGNKIKSGIDGFGLTEISELAERTVNLIQ; encoded by the coding sequence ATGAACCATCTTTGGCTCACCCTTTCCGAAACGGTGTTGATAGAACTGGAACAAAGCGCTGACGAAGGTAGGGATGTCCGGGCTTTTGCTGATGAGGCCCATCTTATCCATGAGATGTTCGGCCAGGGAAAACTTATGGAGGACGAGGCCAGGCGTTTGCTGGATAAGATCCGCGAAGCTCCCATCGCTTCCGATTTTTCCTTTATTGAACCAAATTGCCTTGAGGGGATAAAAAAAGCCCGCCCCGGGAATCGCAAAACGGATAATTCTGGCAAACCCAGGGGCGGGGAGTTGTACGACAAGATTTATGGCGCATGGCTGGCGAGGTGCGCCGGCTGTTTGCTTGGGCAGCCTGTTGAGGGCTGGCGAAGGGGGCGCATAACCGGGCTGCTCAAAGAAACGGATAATTATCCTGTAAAGAAATATATTTCGTCAAACGTTGGCGAAGCATTGCGGGCAAAATACCGCATTGCTGACGAGGGCAATGTTTACGGCAGCAATAAAATTAACTGGATCAATAATGTTTTGCATATGCCCGAGGATGATGACACTAATTATACTATCCTCTATTTAAAGACTTTGGAAACTTATGGCCGCAATTTTACTTCTGATGATGTATCGGCAAGCTGGCTTATGAATGTGCCCCTCCTTCATGTGTGCACTGCTGAGCGGGTTGCTTATCATAATTTTACCAACCAGATAACGCCGCCCCTTTCGGGTTCCTATTATAATGCATACCGTGAATGGATAGGCGCCCAAATCCGTGCCGATTTTTTTGGCTACATTAATCCAAGCGATCCGGAAACAGCCGCAGAATATGCCTGGCGTGACGCAAGGATAAGCCATGTAAAAAATGGCATTTATGGGGAGATGTTTGTGGCCGCTATGCTTGCCCGTGCTGCAATCGACAGCGGCATAAAAGATATCATTGATGCGGGCCTTGGGGAAATTCCGGAAAAATCCCGCCTGACCGAGGGCGTCAAAAAAGTTTTGGCCTGGTATGATGAGGGCATAAATTGGGAACAAGCTGTTGAAAGAATCAACCAGCTTTGGGATGAAAGCAATGGCCATCATTGGTGCCATACAATATCGAATGCAATGATTTGCACTGCGGGCCTTCTCTGGGGGGACGGGGATCTTGAAAAAACCATAGGGATAACCATCTGCGCAGGCTTCGATACAGACTGCAATGCGGCCACAACGGGGTCTATTATTGGCATGATGAAGGGCGCAAAAGGCTTGAGCGAGCAATGGATTAAACCGTTGGGCAACAAAATTAAATCGGGCATTGATGGTTTCGGTCTGACCGAAATATCAGAGTTGGCTGAGCGGACAGTTAATCTGATCCAGTAA
- a CDS encoding ADP-ribosylglycohydrolase family protein produces MDTRWMTLSETVKIELYQSMEEGRDVKSFEEDVEQILENFKIGQLREEDARILIDRIKNSPIKVDYSYFEPVALLEIKKLKPKKEKTTLNKFDKNSYYNKIYGAWLGRCAGCLLGQPVEGWMSNRILGMLKETGNYPIHNYLSSAVDKTIRQKYSIVDEGHVYGSNFINWINNVSYMPEDDDTNYTILYLKILETYGRDFTSENVAHSWLMDVPIYHVCTAERVAYMNLVNRILPPLSGSYYNAYREWIGAQIRADLFGYINPGDTEMAAEFAWRDARISHVKNGIYGEMFCAAMIARGAVSDDIIDIIKQGLGEIPEKSRLTEGIEKVLNWFKQGLSWEKALEKIHLLYDEGNNHHWCHTISNAMICTIALLWGEKDLEKTIGIAVCAGFDTDCNAATTGSIIGIINGASNLPEKWIAPLNNKVKSGIDGFGLTEISELAERTMKIVK; encoded by the coding sequence ATGGATACTAGGTGGATGACTCTTTCGGAGACCGTTAAAATTGAATTGTATCAAAGTATGGAAGAAGGGAGAGATGTAAAAAGCTTTGAAGAAGATGTAGAGCAAATTCTTGAAAATTTTAAAATTGGTCAATTAAGGGAGGAAGATGCGAGGATTTTAATAGATCGAATAAAAAATTCACCTATTAAGGTTGATTATTCATATTTTGAACCTGTAGCCTTACTTGAAATAAAAAAATTAAAGCCCAAAAAGGAAAAAACGACTTTAAATAAATTTGATAAAAATTCATATTATAATAAGATTTATGGTGCTTGGCTAGGGCGCTGTGCTGGTTGTTTATTAGGGCAGCCTGTTGAAGGATGGATGAGTAATAGAATTCTTGGAATGTTAAAGGAAACAGGAAATTATCCAATTCATAATTATTTATCCTCTGCAGTTGATAAAACTATTCGACAAAAATATAGTATTGTTGATGAAGGACACGTGTATGGAAGTAATTTTATTAATTGGATTAATAATGTCTCCTATATGCCGGAGGATGATGATACCAATTATACAATTTTATATTTGAAAATTTTGGAAACTTATGGTAGAGATTTTACCAGTGAAAATGTTGCACATAGCTGGTTGATGGATGTACCAATTTATCATGTTTGTACAGCAGAGCGTGTTGCTTATATGAATTTAGTTAATAGAATCCTTCCTCCTCTCTCTGGATCATATTACAATGCCTATAGGGAGTGGATAGGAGCTCAAATAAGAGCAGATTTGTTTGGCTATATTAATCCTGGAGATACTGAAATGGCAGCTGAATTTGCATGGCGTGATGCAAGAATAAGTCATGTAAAAAATGGAATTTATGGAGAGATGTTCTGTGCGGCAATGATTGCGCGTGGAGCTGTAAGTGATGACATAATTGATATTATTAAACAAGGTCTTGGCGAGATTCCTGAAAAGTCTCGATTAACAGAAGGTATTGAAAAAGTTCTTAATTGGTTTAAGCAGGGATTATCATGGGAAAAGGCACTGGAAAAAATACATTTATTATATGATGAGGGTAACAATCATCATTGGTGTCATACTATATCAAATGCAATGATTTGTACTATAGCTCTTCTTTGGGGAGAAAAAGATCTTGAAAAAACAATAGGGATAGCTGTATGTGCTGGTTTTGATACTGATTGTAATGCTGCTACCACAGGTTCAATTATTGGTATTATTAATGGAGCTTCAAATTTACCAGAGAAATGGATTGCTCCTTTAAATAATAAAGTCAAATCTGGTATAGATGGTTTTGGCCTTACAGAGATATCTGAATTGGCTGAAAGAACAATGAAAATAGTAAAATAA
- a CDS encoding extracellular solute-binding protein produces the protein MKKFLLLLVSMALIMAILGCSGKKNNASGSGGPDSIRMMITQSGGGISDWANNSIFQAIEKATNTKIEMEFVEYEGFPELLTTAAASGTFPDMASFIFHGSKTFLQTLVENDIIAAYEGDVAAACPEIIKRYAENPSLTELKINGKIYFQPLYWGNKNDPNIGLIHIRKDIIDKYGLKIPDTWDEYLEYLRTCVKKEGIYGVTFNGQAAGDGLQQALNVYLGSYSIPYVGWYKDDKGNYQYWLTAEHSSDAIVAFRRLFAEGLVDPNVMTYNEEMLKNSYISGRNGSMIYNGGGHIGRTQNDFALVNPGYKEYVTQALDCGGGSRGYTQEPMFGQLNAIGGTPYNNPVAAARIVNFLQSAEGEQLTAIGIEGEDWRRENGNIVCLEAKYQHGFPREAGVNGAHPLSAGIVSWQSQAWQDFNLLYGKDEAYNNWYKEMRDNQCRYQVPAYGIMLTTPEWSDFQAVGNDLLQRAIATAWHANSDDEARRIWTNFVKEWVNAGGLKASATVEKILKQMYG, from the coding sequence ATGAAGAAATTTTTATTGTTGTTGGTAAGTATGGCTTTAATAATGGCCATACTTGGGTGCTCGGGTAAAAAAAATAATGCCAGTGGTTCTGGTGGTCCTGATTCTATCCGAATGATGATAACACAGAGTGGAGGAGGTATTTCAGATTGGGCAAACAATTCTATTTTTCAGGCAATTGAAAAAGCAACGAACACAAAAATAGAAATGGAATTTGTAGAATATGAAGGATTTCCAGAGCTTTTAACCACCGCTGCGGCTTCAGGCACTTTCCCTGATATGGCTTCGTTCATTTTCCATGGGTCAAAGACATTCCTTCAGACATTGGTTGAAAATGATATTATAGCGGCATATGAAGGAGATGTAGCAGCAGCATGTCCAGAAATAATAAAAAGATATGCTGAAAACCCAAGTCTGACTGAACTGAAAATAAATGGGAAAATATATTTTCAGCCGCTGTATTGGGGAAATAAAAATGATCCAAATATTGGACTTATTCACATACGTAAAGATATAATTGATAAATATGGCTTAAAAATACCGGATACGTGGGATGAGTATCTTGAGTATTTAAGAACTTGCGTAAAAAAGGAAGGGATTTATGGAGTTACTTTTAACGGACAGGCTGCCGGTGATGGCCTTCAGCAGGCGTTAAATGTTTATTTAGGTTCTTATAGTATACCTTATGTTGGATGGTATAAAGATGATAAAGGGAACTACCAGTATTGGTTAACTGCAGAACATTCATCTGATGCTATCGTCGCTTTCCGGCGTTTATTTGCCGAAGGGCTTGTTGATCCAAATGTAATGACATATAACGAGGAAATGCTGAAGAATTCATATATTTCAGGACGTAATGGGTCAATGATTTATAATGGTGGAGGACATATTGGTCGTACTCAAAATGATTTTGCTTTAGTAAACCCTGGTTATAAAGAATATGTAACTCAAGCCTTGGATTGCGGTGGTGGTTCTCGTGGTTATACCCAGGAGCCAATGTTCGGACAGTTAAATGCCATTGGAGGAACCCCTTATAATAATCCGGTTGCAGCAGCAAGGATTGTGAATTTTCTACAAAGTGCAGAAGGTGAACAGCTTACAGCTATAGGAATTGAAGGGGAAGATTGGAGACGTGAGAATGGAAATATTGTCTGTCTTGAAGCTAAATACCAACACGGCTTTCCTAGAGAAGCTGGTGTGAATGGTGCGCATCCTCTTTCAGCAGGTATTGTTAGTTGGCAGTCTCAGGCGTGGCAAGATTTTAATCTTCTTTATGGTAAGGACGAGGCTTATAATAATTGGTATAAGGAAATGAGAGATAATCAATGTCGTTATCAGGTACCAGCTTATGGAATTATGCTAACTACACCTGAATGGTCAGATTTTCAGGCGGTAGGCAATGATCTACTTCAAAGGGCCATAGCAACTGCTTGGCATGCCAATTCTGATGATGAAGCACGTAGAATTTGGACTAATTTTGTAAAAGAATGGGTAAATGCTGGAGGTCTTAAAGCTTCTGCAACAGTTGAAAAGATACTTAAACAAATGTATGGTTAA
- a CDS encoding nucleoside hydrolase, with amino-acid sequence MEQDNAGLLKRLRKPSGKDIDVIIDTDTYNEIDDQFALAFLIKSDERLHLKGIYAAPFYNANSSSPADGMEKSYDEILNILTLMKREDLKGIVKKGSTKYLPLETEAVDSPAAKHLAEIAMSYTEDKPLYIVAIGAITNIASALILRPEIKDRIVLVWLGGHAHHWPDTKEFNMFQDVAAARVVFGCGIALVQLPCMGVVSSFTVSGPELEYWLRGKNELCDYLTEYTTKSAIKDGGMPNWTRVVWDVTAVAWLLDGDYMLDRLEPSPIPQYDHHYGFDPNRHFIRYVYHINRDKLFKTLFDTLAK; translated from the coding sequence ATGGAACAGGACAATGCCGGGCTGCTTAAACGCCTGAGGAAACCTTCGGGTAAGGATATTGATGTGATCATTGATACCGATACCTATAATGAGATTGATGACCAGTTTGCCCTGGCATTTCTGATTAAATCTGATGAGAGGCTCCACCTTAAAGGCATTTATGCCGCCCCGTTTTATAATGCCAATTCATCAAGCCCTGCTGATGGCATGGAAAAAAGCTATGATGAAATTTTAAATATCCTTACCCTTATGAAGCGTGAAGATCTAAAGGGGATAGTTAAAAAAGGTTCCACAAAATACCTTCCTTTGGAAACCGAAGCTGTAGATTCACCTGCTGCAAAGCATCTCGCAGAAATAGCTATGTCTTACACCGAGGATAAACCTCTTTATATTGTTGCAATTGGCGCAATTACGAATATTGCTTCGGCTTTGATCCTCAGGCCGGAAATAAAAGATCGCATTGTCCTGGTTTGGCTGGGAGGCCATGCCCACCATTGGCCCGATACCAAAGAATTCAATATGTTTCAGGATGTAGCAGCTGCCCGTGTTGTTTTTGGCTGCGGCATTGCACTTGTGCAGCTCCCCTGTATGGGGGTAGTGTCTTCCTTCACTGTGAGCGGACCGGAGCTGGAATATTGGCTCCGGGGGAAAAATGAGCTTTGCGATTATTTAACCGAGTATACAACAAAATCGGCTATTAAAGACGGAGGCATGCCCAACTGGACAAGGGTTGTCTGGGATGTAACAGCTGTTGCCTGGCTATTGGATGGAGACTATATGCTGGACAGGCTTGAGCCAAGTCCCATCCCCCAATACGATCATCATTATGGTTTTGATCCAAACCGCCATTTTATCCGCTATGTGTACCATATCAACCGGGATAAGCTTTTCAAAACTCTTTTTGATACACTGGCGAAATAA
- a CDS encoding ABC transporter permease subunit, whose amino-acid sequence MDEIKSNWILYLFVFPAFLTVLFFSYGPMVFLITSFFDYNPIRGLMGSRFIGFANFARAINDKYFWQAFGNTVFIKTSETLITFPLSIILSLFLFEASRGYKKIVQTATILPYFISWIVVSAMFKNLLAPSGGLVNEILVSVFKIKPIAFLTTSSTFRWVIILQDAWKYGGYFAVIYHSAMIAIDTTLFEVATLDGAGRWRQMVSVTLPSIKPTLVTMFVLLTGYIVIGPFEQVFAQYHPIVYDTGDIVETYSYRLGLSQYKYGFAVAIGFIQSIIATTVVLIANFVLLKKTNERVF is encoded by the coding sequence TTGGATGAGATTAAATCAAATTGGATCCTTTACTTATTTGTTTTTCCGGCGTTTCTTACAGTTTTATTTTTTAGTTATGGACCGATGGTGTTTTTAATAACTTCATTTTTTGATTACAACCCCATACGAGGTCTTATGGGAAGTCGTTTCATAGGATTTGCAAATTTTGCAAGGGCGATTAATGATAAATATTTTTGGCAAGCCTTTGGAAATACTGTATTTATTAAGACCAGCGAGACTTTAATAACATTCCCCCTTTCAATAATACTATCGCTTTTTCTCTTTGAGGCTAGTCGGGGTTATAAAAAAATAGTGCAAACCGCAACAATATTGCCCTATTTCATTTCATGGATTGTTGTTAGTGCTATGTTTAAAAACCTTCTTGCTCCCAGTGGAGGTCTTGTTAATGAAATTTTGGTATCGGTATTCAAAATTAAGCCTATTGCATTTCTTACAACGAGTTCAACCTTTCGGTGGGTAATAATTTTACAGGATGCCTGGAAGTATGGCGGATATTTTGCAGTAATCTACCATTCTGCAATGATAGCCATTGATACCACGTTGTTTGAAGTTGCAACTTTGGATGGTGCCGGTAGGTGGCGCCAAATGGTTTCAGTTACTTTGCCTAGTATTAAGCCAACGCTGGTTACCATGTTTGTCTTGTTAACCGGTTATATAGTAATTGGACCTTTTGAACAGGTTTTTGCTCAATACCATCCGATTGTATATGATACAGGTGATATTGTTGAGACTTATTCCTATAGATTGGGATTATCGCAATATAAATATGGCTTTGCTGTCGCCATCGGTTTTATCCAGTCAATCATTGCTACAACAGTAGTTTTGATAGCCAATTTTGTTTTATTGAAGAAAACAAACGAAAGGGTATTTTGA
- a CDS encoding GNAT family N-acetyltransferase, whose translation MTVEYELARLEDYDEVIDLGNYVFSAAHVPHDFPAILPKLYRRENFMDGLHYIAREDGKIKSIIGVYPMELHVLGEVLQGRGIGMVSVHPYSRSKGYMKTLMNLALDDMKRDRVAFSCLGGQRQRYEYFGYTPVGTRVGFCCDKANVNHVKGRDFVSSLSLKPLGPEDAACLENIRHMHEKKPMYFGRPAESRRFYDVLNSWRAGVYAVMEGDEFFGYFIGNQKIGQITEINLKDSFRIIEAVNLFMKDRSDLTVRVQAFDREKMAALSDFAEDCQLDTAYNYRIFNFPAMLKALLKFRLSLGSVPDGKLSFKIGEQEPLNIAVSHGEVSVTPFPGKPDLALSELEAVSFFFSPLTPLASSLVKGNPFLQSLLPLPLFMEHADEV comes from the coding sequence ATGACTGTTGAATATGAACTTGCAAGGTTAGAGGATTATGACGAAGTCATAGATCTGGGAAATTATGTATTTTCTGCTGCCCATGTTCCTCACGATTTTCCTGCAATCCTGCCCAAGCTTTATAGACGGGAAAATTTTATGGATGGGCTTCATTATATTGCAAGGGAAGACGGAAAAATAAAATCCATCATCGGGGTTTATCCCATGGAGCTTCATGTCCTCGGAGAAGTCCTCCAGGGCCGGGGCATAGGCATGGTTTCGGTGCACCCCTACAGCCGTTCCAAAGGCTATATGAAAACCTTGATGAATCTGGCCCTGGACGATATGAAGCGCGACAGGGTGGCTTTTAGCTGCCTGGGGGGCCAGAGGCAGCGTTACGAATATTTTGGCTATACCCCAGTTGGAACCAGGGTTGGCTTCTGCTGCGATAAAGCAAATGTCAACCATGTAAAAGGAAGGGATTTTGTTTCATCCCTTTCTCTTAAACCGCTTGGCCCTGAGGATGCAGCCTGCCTGGAAAACATACGGCATATGCACGAAAAAAAGCCGATGTATTTTGGACGCCCTGCCGAAAGCCGCCGTTTTTATGATGTCCTCAATTCATGGAGGGCAGGGGTCTATGCGGTGATGGAAGGCGATGAGTTTTTTGGCTATTTTATTGGCAATCAGAAAATCGGCCAAATTACAGAAATCAATTTAAAAGACAGTTTCCGTATCATCGAGGCAGTAAACCTCTTTATGAAGGATCGTAGCGATCTTACAGTAAGGGTTCAAGCCTTTGACCGGGAAAAGATGGCAGCCCTTTCTGACTTTGCAGAGGACTGCCAATTGGACACCGCATATAATTACCGTATTTTTAATTTCCCGGCAATGCTAAAAGCATTGTTAAAATTCCGCTTAAGCCTTGGCAGCGTTCCTGACGGGAAATTGAGCTTTAAGATAGGCGAACAGGAACCCCTGAATATTGCTGTTTCCCATGGAGAAGTCTCTGTGACGCCATTCCCCGGCAAGCCTGATCTTGCCTTGAGCGAGCTTGAGGCAGTGTCGTTTTTCTTTTCGCCTTTGACGCCCCTGGCTTCTTCCCTTGTAAAAGGGAACCCTTTTTTGCAGTCCCTGTTGCCCCTTCCATTGTTTATGGAACACGCCGATGAGGTGTAG